The Sediminispirochaeta bajacaliforniensis DSM 16054 genome includes the window TTCCCTCCGGCCTTGATGCTCATATCACCTGAGGCATCAAGGCCCACATTCCCCTTTGAGCTGGCCTTCAGATTTGCGTTTGCCTTGATGATGGCCTGGCTGGATGAAGCGGTAAGCTTTCTGCACTTGATGTTGATGTCCCCAAGTTCGTTGACGATCTGAATGCCGGCCGATGAGAGGCTGATCCTCATCTTACCCTCCCTGGCGCTGATCACAAGCTCCTCTTCTCCTTCCTTGTCGTTCATCATGATCTCAAGGCCGCTTCTTGTCCTGATGTACTTCTTGTCGTTGGCTCCGTCCTGCTCGTAGTAGGGAGGGGTCCGTTTGGTGTGCACCGAGCCGATGACAAAGGGGCAGTTGGGATTGTTGAGGTAGAATCCCACCACCACCGCATCCCCGATGTCAGGCAGGCTCCAGATCCCGTAGCCCTTTGAGGCCCAGGGGCTTAAACATTGTATCCAGGGGCTGGGGGTATCATCCCCGAAGACCAAAGGTGCTATGACCTTTACCCTGCCAAGCCCGTCGGGGTCGTGGTTGTCCACCACCTTGCCCCAGGTGGCCGTTGCCTTCAGGCGGGGGTCTTTCCATTGATGCCAGATAAAGCGTGAGGTCCTGTTGGCAGGATCGTAGTATTTAGTTTTGATACGCTGAAGTTCGCGGTAGTCGATACGCATGCTATGTTCTCCTTTTTTATGATAATTTTTTAATCAAATAAAACCCTAAGGCAGGAATATTGGACTGTCAATTGCTTCTGTGGCCGACGGGAGGAAAAAACGCAGTTTTCTTTGTAGTTTCTAATTACTTATATAATAAATAAATAAAAGAATTGGATTCATATATCAAAACATATGAACTATTTTTGTATGAAAAAGCATTGCACATATATGCAAAGAGATTTCATATATACTTTTTTTGATTGCTTCTTGCAATCTTTATTCAAATTTTATTTGACCTTTAAGAATTGGTATATTTTTGACTAAGCATTCATAAAAGCCTTGATTTTTACTTCTACGAGAGTAACATAAGGATCAAAGAATCAAGTTTTATGGAGGATATCAAGATGCGAAAACGAAAGACATTGCTCCTGCTGCTGGTGTCTGTTGCGGTGCTGCTTTCATCCTGCGCCGGGGGTACTTATGTCCAAAAGTCTCCCGAAACGGTGTACGACCTTACGGTGCTGCACACCAACGATCACCACGGTCACGTCCTGAAATTCTACGACTACCCTGCTCCGGACAACGGAGGGCTTCCGGCACGGGCGACCTATGTCAAGCAGGTCCGTCAGGAGGTGCCGAACGTATTGGTTCTCGATGCCGGTGATGTGAATACCGGTATGCCCGAATCGAATTTTTTTAACGCAGAACCCGATTTTATCGGCTACAGTTACATCGGCTACGATGCAATGACCCTCGGAAACCATGAGTTCGACAATCCGAAAGAGGTTCTTGCCGCCCAGATGGAAGAGTCGAACTTTCCCTTCCTTTCGGCAAACATAAAAGATGCCAATGGTAAGCTTATCGCCACTCCCTACATCATCAAGGAGTTCGACGGCTTCAAGGTTGCCATCTTCGGCCTCACCACAAAGGAGACCGCAACCATCGGAAATCCACAGATCGTGGCCGACCTCACCTTCGAAGATGAGGTTGAAACGGCAAGGGCCCTGGTTCCCGAGCTGAAGAAAAAGGCGGATATCGTCATCGCCCTGGTCCACATGGGGATCTATGATGAGAGCAAAGAGGGTCTGGGCAGCCGCTGGCTTGCCAGGAATGTGGATGGCATCGATATGATCATCGACGGTCACAGCCACACCTTTCTTGAAAAGCCCATTGTAGAGAACGGCGCCTATATCGTTTCGGCAAAGCAGTGGGGGCTTTACGTCGGAAGAGCCGACATCAAGATCCAAAACATGAAAATCGTCGACTTCTCCTGGGAGCCGGTACCCATCAACCTGAAAACACGGGAGAAAAAGGCGGACGGCAGCTCGGTATTCCACTATGTGGACAAGGAGATCCCCGAGGATGCGCAGCTTTTGGCCATACTTACCCCCTATGCAGATAAGGTTGAAGCCGCCCTTGCCGAAGAGATCGGAACAGCGGCGGATGTCTTTCCCAACGAGATGGTCAGACAGGAAGAAACGGCCTTGGGTGACCTGGTTGCCGATTCCATGAAATGGTATGCCGAAAAGATGAACCTCGATGTCGACTTTGCCATCAATAACGGCGGAGGCATCAGGGAAACCCTTCCCACGGGAACCATAACGAAAAAGACCATCTACCAGATTCTCCCCTTCGACAACTCGGTTTATGTGATCACCATGAAGGGTAGCGATCTCAAGGGCCTCTTTGATTACATCCCCACGGTTGTCGGAGCGGGAGCATACCCCCAGGTATCCGACGGCATCAGCTTCACCATCGATCTTGGTACAGGGAAGGTGAAAGATCTCCTGATAGGCGGAAAGCCCCTCGATCCGAATGCCACCTACAAGATCGCGACCAACAGTTACATGGCAACGGGAGGAGACGGCTACGTGGTCTTCAAGAATGCTTCTCAAGGCTACGACACATCGATGTTCCAGAGAGACGCAACCATCGAATATATTCAGCAGCTCGACGGAGCGATAGTTCCTGAAATTGCCGGCCGCGTGAAGATTATCAAGTAGCGCTGCCTTTTGCGTCTTAGCAATAGAATCCCCGTCCGCCAAACGGATGGGGATTTTTTATGCATAAAAATTGATTTTAAACGCATATTATTTCACAAAGCCGCTGGCAGCACCTGTTGACAGAAACATCGATCAAAGTATATACAATGATACATGGAAACACGGGAACTTTACGAAACAGCGTCCCTTGCCCGGCTCTCCCTCGGGGAGGATGAAGCCGCCGTTCTGGCCGAAGAGGTCGGAAGGCTTCTGGAATATGTTTCCCGTATGCAAGAAGTCGACATAGAGGGACTCGAACCCACCACTCATGCTCTTTCCGAAGAGCCAATTCTCCGCAATGACGAGGTGCACGGGGAGAATCTTTCAGATTCTCTCCTGGATAATGCCCCGGAACTGGAAGACCGGTTCATCGTCATCCCCAATGTGCTGTAAGCATCGCGAACAGCGCGCCCGGTCAAGACAACAGACAAGACGATACCCAAAAATTATGAAACAGGAAAGCGGTTCAGGGTTGGACCAACCGCTGGTTAAGGAGGAATCATGAGCGATGCTGCTCTATTCGGATGGAGTTCCACCGCCGAATATTGTACTTATCTAGATGAGAACGATAAAAAGGTGGGCGCCTTTTTATCAAGAACCGGTGCCGACGAATTTCAATCCGCATTGGAGCGAAGTCGTTCAGAAGCGAGCGACCGAAGTCCCTTGAGAGGGATGCCCTTTGCGGTGAAAGACAATATTGCAGTTAAGGGTCTCCCTCTCAGTTGCGGCTCCAAGATGCTTGAAACCCTAAGCAGTCCCTATTCGGCCACTGCCGTAGAAAAGCTGCAACAAGCGGGAGCCGTGGTCGTGGGAAAAACGAACCTGGATGAATTCGGTATGGGTTCATCCTGCGACAATTCGGCCCTGGGGACGACACACAATCCCTGGGATGTCGCAAGGGTTGCAGGCGGATCGAGCGGAGGTTCGGCTGCGGCTGTCGCCGCAGGGATGGTGCCCTTCGCCCTCGGCAGCGATACCGGAGGCTCAATCAGGCAGCCTGCCGCTTTTTGCGGGACCTACGGACTCAAACCCTCCTACGGGGTTGTCAGCCGATTCGGTCTTGTCGCCTACGCCTCAAGTCTTGAAACCATCGGGATCATCTCCCTGGATGCACAGCTGCTGCGTACCGTTTTCGATATCATGCGGGGGCAGGACCCGAAGGACCAGTCCAGCCGTCCTTTTTCCCCGCAGGCCTCGGAAAAGAGGCAGGGTGAAAAGCCGCGGATCGGTGTCATTACCGATATAGAGGGGCTTGCGCCTGCTATGGAGAGCGCCTATCGGGAACGCCTGGACTTGATTCGCAAGAAGGGTTATGAAATCGTCGAAATCGAACTCCCCATGCTCGAATATGTGGTACCGGCCTACTACACCATCGCCTCGGCGGAAGCAAGTGCAAACCTCGCCCGATATGCAGGAATTCGCTATGGCCACAGAACGGACTGGGCCGACGAACATAGTGAATTAACGGAAAAAAGTCGCGACGAAGGCTTCGGCGATGAGGTAAAGCTGAGGATACTCCTGGGCACCTATGTGCTGAGATCGGGATTCAAGGACCAATACTACCTCCGGGCCCAAAAGATCAGGACCCTGCTTCGCAACGAGATCCTTTCGGCCTTCCAAAAGGTCGACCAGATTCTTTCGCCGGTATTTCCCACGGCAGCCTTCCCGCACGGCGATGCCGGTTTAGACCAGTTTCAGCAGAAATTGGCGGACAAGTTTACCGCAACGGCAAACCTTGCAGCTATCCCCGCCCTCGCCTTCCCGGCCGGGCAGTCAGAGGGCCTGCCCTTCGGACTCCAGCTCCTGGGCCCGGAGTTCAGCGAACACAAACTTATCGATACTGCATCAGAATTTACCGAACTGTGGGAGCCGAAAACGGCACCCGGCTTCAGGGAATGGAGGTAAGCCATGTACGACACCTTTATTGGACTTGAAATTCACATTCAGTTGCTGACGAAGACAAAGGTATTTTGCGGCTGCTCCAATAACTATGGCGACGAACCAAACACCAACGTCTGCCCCGTCTGTCTTGGTTATCCAGGAACCCTGCCGGTTCTTAATACCGATGCACTCTTCATGGCCTACCAGGTGGTCGGCGCCCTCAAATGCAAGCGTGCGGAAGCAGCAATCTTTGAACGAAAAAACTACTTCTATCCAGATATGCCGAAAAACTATCAGATCAGCCAGTTTGCCGATCCGGTCGGCATCAACGGCGAGGTAATCTTCCCCTTCCAGGGAGAAGAACACAGGGTCCGCATCCACGACGTCCACCTTGAGGAGGATGCGGGGAAGATGATCCATGCCGGGGATATGTCCCTCTTGGACTACAACAGGGCGGGAACACCGCTGCTTGAGATCGTCACCGAACCCGACCTTCGAAGCGGAGAGGAAACCGAAGCCTTTCTCCGCTATTTCCGCACCCTGGTACGGACCATCGGGGTTTCCCGCGGAAACATGGAAGAGGGGAACCTCAGATGCGACGCAAATATATCGATAAACACCCACGGAGCAGGCCTTGGGACCAAGGTGGAACTCAAAAACATCAACTCCAGCCGCTTCGTTCGCCTTGCCCTCGAATATGAGAAGGAACGTCAAATCGGTATTGTCGAAGCTGGAGGAAGCGTAGACCAGGAAACACGGCTCTGGAACGAAAACAAAGACATTACCGTGGTGATGCGGCGCAAGGAAGAGTCCAAGGATTACCGTTACTTCCCGGAGCCCGACCTGCCTCCCTATCGTCCCGGTGAAGATTTCTTCCGCAGAGTCGAAGAAAGCCTGCCGGAACTCCCCCTTGACCGTCAGAAACGCATGGAGGCAGCTTTTTCCCTGACAGACGAGCAAGCCTCCTACCTTTGTGAAGAAAAGGCAAGAGCAGACTACTTTGAAGCGGCAGTTGCGGCCGGGTCCGAGGCCCAGCATCTTTACTTTTGGATGTCCGGCGATCTTGCGGCCCTCGTTAACAAAAGCGGAACTCCCCTTGAGGAAAGCAGGCTTTCACCTGAGAAACTGGCGACCGTACTCAGGCTCCTTGACAACGGAGCGATACACGGTCCCATCGCCAAAAAGATGGTTGCGCTGCTCTTCGAGGAGGAACACGATCCGGAAGGGCTGATCGCTGAGCGAGGATGGAAGGCCCTCGACGACACATCGAAAATCCTTCCCATCGTAAAGAAGGCCGTAGACGCGAATCCCTCGGCAGCAGAGCAGCTCAAACAAGGAGAGACAAAGGTCCTCGGCTTTTTCATGGGCCAGGTCATGAAAGAAACCGGCGGAAGGGCGGACCCGGAAACCGCAAAGGCCTTAATTACTTCATATGTGAAGGGAGAAATAGTATGAGAGTTTTATGCAAAGATATAGCAGGCAGCAATGGACAGGAGGTTGAGGTAAAGGGCTGGATTCACCGTATTCGCGACCTCGGCGGGGTCTGTTTCATCATGCTCAGGGACCGAAGCGGTATGGTTCAATTGATTTTCGAATCAGCGCCCGATGTAACCCTGGAATCTGTAGTTTCCGTCGAAGGAACGGTGCAGGAAAACCAGAAAGCTCCCGACGGCTATGAAATACAGGTCTCGACCATGAAGGTGCTCTCCCGTGCTGCCGCCGATCTTCCGATCCAGGTAAACGGCGATCCCGACAAACTGGGCATCGAGGCGATCCTCGACAACCGGGTCATCAGCCTTCGGAATCCCAAGATCCGCTCAATCTTTCACCTTCAATCCAATATCCTTGCCTATTTCGCCGAATATCTTCGCAGCCAGGACTTTACCGAAATTAAAAGTTCCAAGCTGATCGGCAGTGGTTCGGAGGGAGGAACAGGCCTTTTCGAGGTTGAGTACTTCGACCGAAAGGTATATCTTGCCCAGAGTCCACAGCTCTACAAGCAGACCATGGTCGCCTCCGGGATGGAACGTGTCTTTGAGATCGGCGCAGCCTACCGGGCCGAAAAACACGACACGCCGCGACACCTGAACGAATACGTCAGCCTCGATGTGGAAATGGGATTCATAGAAAGCGATCAGGACCTCATGGATCTGGAAACGGGAATCCTCAAGCATATCTTCGGCCGCATTGCCGAATCCGACAGTGCGATTCTCGAACAGTGGGGAGCCAGCGTACCGAGTCAGGAGGCCCTGGACCATATCCCCAGGATCAGCCACGACGAGGCAAAGGCGATCCTCTCCGAACGACTTGGCAAGCGGGTATTCGAGCTCAATCCCGAAGGTGAACGGGAGTTGTGTGAATGGGCCCTTGAGAACCATGGCGTCGAGCTGGTTTTCGTAAACGCCTTTCCCAGAAAAAAACGCCCCTTCTACACCTACCCCGACGGCATGAAAACCATGAGCTTCGACCTTCTTTTCCGGGGACTCGAGATAACGTCGGGGAGCCGAAGGATCAACGAATACGATATGCTGGTGGAAAACATCAAGCGTTTCGGTCTTGATCCGGCAGGCCTTGCAGGCTACCTCGAGGTGTTCAAGTACGGAGCCCCTCCCCACGGGGGATTTGCCATCGGCCTTGAACGTTTCACCCAGAAGGTCCTTGGGCTCTCCAGCATCAAAGAGGCATCGCTCTTTCCCCGGGATAGGAAGCGGGTTACTCCCTAACAGGAAGCATATGAAAGCTTCGGCGAAGCTGAAACAACGGGCCCTTCGGCTAAAAAAAGAGATAGGCGCCATTGCCTATCTCGTACAAGAACCGGGGCTCTCACTTTTGCCGAAGCTGCTGATGTTTCTTACCCTTGCCTACGCCCTCAGCCCGATTGACTTGATTCCCGATTTCATTCCAGTCCTTGGTTATCTGGATGATCTTCTCATCCTTCCGGCCCTCATAGCACTTACCGTCAAAACCATTCCGAACGATGTCATGAAAGCCGCAAGGGAACGGGCGGAAAGAGAGCCGCTTCAACTTAAAAAAAGGTGGTTTTTCGCCGTCATTTTTATTGTGATATGGCTCTCTCTCGCCGGACTGATACTTAGGTCTCTATTTAAAGCGTAATACTCTCCTCGTTTTTTAACAGTGTGCCCTTGCAGGAAATCGACTTAAGAAAACGCTGGGCATCCTTTCGCGTACCGACAATGTCCCCCCAATGATAAGGGACAACCATGGAGGGTGCGATCGCTTTCGCGGCCTTGGCGGCCTCCTCCGCATCCATGGTAAAGGTACCACCCACCGGCAAAAGGGCCAAATCGATACCGTCGAGTCCACCCATCTCCTCTATAAGGTCGGTATCACCCGCGTAATAGACCTTTTTGCCTTCCATGGAAAGAATAAAGCCAAGCCACTGCTTCTCACGCGGATGAAACTCTTTTTCGAGATTGTAGGCAGGAACGGCCGTAATAGCTATGGAACCGGAAACCGTAACCGAATCTCCCGGCTTGACGGCGGTTCCATACCCAAGTTCCTCGACAACATCGGCAGATGCAACGATCTCGGTATTATCCCTTCGCAGGGCCTTGATGTCGTCGATTGAAAAATGATCGTAATGGGAATGACTTATGAGGATTACGTCGGCGTCGTGGGGTTCTCCTTCAATCTTCCACGGATCGATATAAACGGTTTTCGAGCCAAAGACTAGAAAACTTGCATGCCCAAGCCATGTAAGTGTAAGCGACATTGCACGCCTCCTTATCAGAGAACAGATAATACTATAATTATAATGATGACTTCCTGACGGAAGCAACTTTTTTTAAACGGGCAGCCCCTTATTCTTCCGCTTTCACCATTTTCCCGTCAAAAAAACTACGGTAGGCGGCATCGCTGCCCAGAATATGGTTTTGTACCCAATCCATGAGGAAATTCAGGGCATCCACCGAAATGAAAAGCTTACCTGCCTGAAATTGCTCTTGAAGATCTATTGCCTTTTGTGTGAAGAATTGATGTTCGGCCTTATGCTTATCAGTGTCGGGATAATCATATTGCTCAAAGGCCTTCTCTTCGGAGCTAAAATGATAGACGGTATATTTTACGAGTTCATCAAGAACTTTCGCGATGATCTCATTGCTCTTTCCGTTACGCATTGCATCGTGAAGGGCATTCAAATGACCAATCAGGACTTTATGCTGATCATCGAAGGTGTCAACTCCCACACTTAAACTTTGATTCCAGCTTATCAGTGCCATATCATCTCCTTTT containing:
- a CDS encoding phage baseplate assembly protein V; protein product: MRIDYRELQRIKTKYYDPANRTSRFIWHQWKDPRLKATATWGKVVDNHDPDGLGRVKVIAPLVFGDDTPSPWIQCLSPWASKGYGIWSLPDIGDAVVVGFYLNNPNCPFVIGSVHTKRTPPYYEQDGANDKKYIRTRSGLEIMMNDKEGEEELVISAREGKMRISLSSAGIQIVNELGDINIKCRKLTASSSQAIIKANANLKASSKGNVGLDASGDMSIKAGG
- a CDS encoding 5'-nucleotidase C-terminal domain-containing protein → MRKRKTLLLLLVSVAVLLSSCAGGTYVQKSPETVYDLTVLHTNDHHGHVLKFYDYPAPDNGGLPARATYVKQVRQEVPNVLVLDAGDVNTGMPESNFFNAEPDFIGYSYIGYDAMTLGNHEFDNPKEVLAAQMEESNFPFLSANIKDANGKLIATPYIIKEFDGFKVAIFGLTTKETATIGNPQIVADLTFEDEVETARALVPELKKKADIVIALVHMGIYDESKEGLGSRWLARNVDGIDMIIDGHSHTFLEKPIVENGAYIVSAKQWGLYVGRADIKIQNMKIVDFSWEPVPINLKTREKKADGSSVFHYVDKEIPEDAQLLAILTPYADKVEAALAEEIGTAADVFPNEMVRQEETALGDLVADSMKWYAEKMNLDVDFAINNGGGIRETLPTGTITKKTIYQILPFDNSVYVITMKGSDLKGLFDYIPTVVGAGAYPQVSDGISFTIDLGTGKVKDLLIGGKPLDPNATYKIATNSYMATGGDGYVVFKNASQGYDTSMFQRDATIEYIQQLDGAIVPEIAGRVKIIK
- the gatC gene encoding Asp-tRNA(Asn)/Glu-tRNA(Gln) amidotransferase subunit GatC codes for the protein METRELYETASLARLSLGEDEAAVLAEEVGRLLEYVSRMQEVDIEGLEPTTHALSEEPILRNDEVHGENLSDSLLDNAPELEDRFIVIPNVL
- the gatA gene encoding Asp-tRNA(Asn)/Glu-tRNA(Gln) amidotransferase subunit GatA; translation: MSDAALFGWSSTAEYCTYLDENDKKVGAFLSRTGADEFQSALERSRSEASDRSPLRGMPFAVKDNIAVKGLPLSCGSKMLETLSSPYSATAVEKLQQAGAVVVGKTNLDEFGMGSSCDNSALGTTHNPWDVARVAGGSSGGSAAAVAAGMVPFALGSDTGGSIRQPAAFCGTYGLKPSYGVVSRFGLVAYASSLETIGIISLDAQLLRTVFDIMRGQDPKDQSSRPFSPQASEKRQGEKPRIGVITDIEGLAPAMESAYRERLDLIRKKGYEIVEIELPMLEYVVPAYYTIASAEASANLARYAGIRYGHRTDWADEHSELTEKSRDEGFGDEVKLRILLGTYVLRSGFKDQYYLRAQKIRTLLRNEILSAFQKVDQILSPVFPTAAFPHGDAGLDQFQQKLADKFTATANLAAIPALAFPAGQSEGLPFGLQLLGPEFSEHKLIDTASEFTELWEPKTAPGFREWR
- the gatB gene encoding Asp-tRNA(Asn)/Glu-tRNA(Gln) amidotransferase subunit GatB, encoding MYDTFIGLEIHIQLLTKTKVFCGCSNNYGDEPNTNVCPVCLGYPGTLPVLNTDALFMAYQVVGALKCKRAEAAIFERKNYFYPDMPKNYQISQFADPVGINGEVIFPFQGEEHRVRIHDVHLEEDAGKMIHAGDMSLLDYNRAGTPLLEIVTEPDLRSGEETEAFLRYFRTLVRTIGVSRGNMEEGNLRCDANISINTHGAGLGTKVELKNINSSRFVRLALEYEKERQIGIVEAGGSVDQETRLWNENKDITVVMRRKEESKDYRYFPEPDLPPYRPGEDFFRRVEESLPELPLDRQKRMEAAFSLTDEQASYLCEEKARADYFEAAVAAGSEAQHLYFWMSGDLAALVNKSGTPLEESRLSPEKLATVLRLLDNGAIHGPIAKKMVALLFEEEHDPEGLIAERGWKALDDTSKILPIVKKAVDANPSAAEQLKQGETKVLGFFMGQVMKETGGRADPETAKALITSYVKGEIV
- the aspS gene encoding aspartate--tRNA(Asn) ligase; this translates as MRVLCKDIAGSNGQEVEVKGWIHRIRDLGGVCFIMLRDRSGMVQLIFESAPDVTLESVVSVEGTVQENQKAPDGYEIQVSTMKVLSRAAADLPIQVNGDPDKLGIEAILDNRVISLRNPKIRSIFHLQSNILAYFAEYLRSQDFTEIKSSKLIGSGSEGGTGLFEVEYFDRKVYLAQSPQLYKQTMVASGMERVFEIGAAYRAEKHDTPRHLNEYVSLDVEMGFIESDQDLMDLETGILKHIFGRIAESDSAILEQWGASVPSQEALDHIPRISHDEAKAILSERLGKRVFELNPEGERELCEWALENHGVELVFVNAFPRKKRPFYTYPDGMKTMSFDLLFRGLEITSGSRRINEYDMLVENIKRFGLDPAGLAGYLEVFKYGAPPHGGFAIGLERFTQKVLGLSSIKEASLFPRDRKRVTP
- a CDS encoding YkvA family protein, with the translated sequence MKASAKLKQRALRLKKEIGAIAYLVQEPGLSLLPKLLMFLTLAYALSPIDLIPDFIPVLGYLDDLLILPALIALTVKTIPNDVMKAARERAEREPLQLKKRWFFAVIFIVIWLSLAGLILRSLFKA
- a CDS encoding MBL fold metallo-hydrolase; the protein is MSLTLTWLGHASFLVFGSKTVYIDPWKIEGEPHDADVILISHSHYDHFSIDDIKALRRDNTEIVASADVVEELGYGTAVKPGDSVTVSGSIAITAVPAYNLEKEFHPREKQWLGFILSMEGKKVYYAGDTDLIEEMGGLDGIDLALLPVGGTFTMDAEEAAKAAKAIAPSMVVPYHWGDIVGTRKDAQRFLKSISCKGTLLKNEESITL
- a CDS encoding bacteriohemerythrin, with product MALISWNQSLSVGVDTFDDQHKVLIGHLNALHDAMRNGKSNEIIAKVLDELVKYTVYHFSSEEKAFEQYDYPDTDKHKAEHQFFTQKAIDLQEQFQAGKLFISVDALNFLMDWVQNHILGSDAAYRSFFDGKMVKAEE